One genomic region from Effusibacillus lacus encodes:
- a CDS encoding sigma-54 interaction domain-containing protein, with protein sequence MAKVKETAASPKIDIGVAFLDREGFVVYANDTILRWLGKPNNQVVKAKFDILISKRQLSEILTSGRPMDWRVPLGDLDLYVNAFPCAKDPGEAVVCLVVYNTVPLKIMQERLQDMKAAADELNAIFQNSYDAIYIVDANGITLKTNDAIERLTGIPKEYYVGKDLRYLEKRGIVQKSVSFEVMKQKKPVTVIQENALGKVLLITGSPVFNEQGEVIRVVTNLRDISELNRLREELLQLRKFHTGDEPFIVASKPMERVVELARRVANTDTTVLLLGESGVGKEVVARMIHRNSRRYEKGAFIKVNCGAIPQELLESELFGYESGAFTGAKKDGKPGMFELANEGTLFLDEIGELPLHLQVKLLRVLQEQEFHRVGGVKPVRVNVRIIAATNRDLKKMVDEGTFREDLYYRLYVVPIEIPPLRKRKEEIRPLIRFYVDKFNRKYQTAKTLTDETLEALERYEWPGNIRELANLIERLLVITPEHVIQPEHLPHLTGVTIPGSKGKQKNDFVQNLLPPALSEDEWIGRAESEGLQAAIEEMERSLLEAAFHKYGSSYEVAKALKISQSTAIRKAYKYGIRNKTEGE encoded by the coding sequence ATGGCAAAAGTGAAAGAAACCGCAGCAAGCCCGAAAATTGACATTGGTGTTGCCTTCCTTGACCGTGAAGGGTTCGTTGTGTACGCGAACGATACGATTCTCCGCTGGTTGGGGAAGCCCAACAATCAAGTGGTAAAGGCCAAGTTTGACATTTTGATCTCAAAACGGCAGTTGTCTGAAATACTGACTTCCGGCAGACCGATGGATTGGCGTGTGCCGCTTGGGGATTTGGATCTTTATGTGAATGCGTTTCCTTGTGCAAAAGACCCGGGAGAAGCAGTTGTTTGCCTTGTTGTCTACAACACTGTCCCGCTTAAAATCATGCAGGAGCGGCTGCAGGATATGAAAGCGGCCGCAGACGAACTGAATGCGATTTTCCAAAATTCCTACGATGCCATCTATATAGTTGACGCCAATGGCATCACCCTGAAGACAAACGACGCGATCGAACGGCTGACAGGGATTCCCAAAGAATATTATGTCGGCAAGGATCTTCGCTATCTGGAGAAGCGGGGCATTGTGCAAAAATCCGTGTCATTTGAAGTTATGAAGCAGAAAAAGCCGGTAACAGTCATCCAGGAAAACGCTCTCGGCAAAGTGCTCCTGATAACGGGGAGCCCGGTGTTCAACGAGCAGGGAGAAGTCATCCGGGTCGTGACCAATCTGCGGGATATATCGGAATTGAACCGGTTGCGGGAGGAATTGCTGCAGCTGCGCAAATTCCATACGGGAGACGAACCGTTTATCGTGGCGAGTAAGCCGATGGAGCGAGTGGTGGAACTGGCCCGCCGGGTGGCCAATACCGATACGACCGTCTTGCTGTTGGGAGAGTCGGGTGTCGGCAAAGAAGTGGTGGCCCGCATGATTCATCGCAACAGCCGCCGCTATGAAAAAGGTGCTTTCATCAAAGTCAACTGCGGGGCCATCCCTCAGGAACTGCTGGAATCGGAACTGTTCGGGTATGAATCGGGAGCCTTCACGGGTGCGAAAAAGGACGGCAAACCGGGCATGTTTGAACTGGCCAACGAGGGAACCCTGTTTCTTGACGAAATCGGGGAACTTCCGCTGCATCTTCAAGTGAAGCTGCTGCGCGTGTTGCAGGAACAGGAATTTCATCGGGTGGGCGGAGTCAAACCGGTCCGGGTAAATGTCAGAATCATAGCGGCCACCAATCGCGATCTGAAGAAAATGGTCGACGAAGGCACATTCCGTGAAGACTTGTATTACCGGCTTTATGTGGTGCCGATCGAGATTCCGCCCCTTCGAAAAAGAAAAGAAGAAATCCGTCCCCTGATCCGGTTTTATGTCGACAAATTCAACCGCAAATATCAGACGGCCAAAACTCTGACGGATGAGACGCTGGAGGCTCTGGAGCGTTATGAATGGCCCGGCAATATCCGGGAACTGGCAAACCTGATTGAACGGCTGCTGGTGATTACACCTGAACATGTGATTCAGCCGGAACATTTGCCCCATTTGACCGGGGTAACCATTCCCGGCAGCAAAGGGAAGCAGAAGAATGACTTTGTTCAGAATCTGCTGCCACCGGCATTGAGTGAAGACGAATGGATCGGCCGGGCGGAATCGGAAGGGCTGCAGGCTGCCATCGAAGAAATGGAACGAAGCCTGCTGGAAGCTGCCTTCCATAAATACGGAAGTTCGTACGAAGTTGCAAAAGCGCTAAAAATTAGCCAATCAACCGCCATCCGGAAAGCTTACAAATATGGAATCCGAAACAAAACGGAAGGGGAGTAA
- a CDS encoding RNA-guided endonuclease TnpB family protein: MKIHKAYRFKLEPTKEQIRLLKQACGCQRFVYNHYLKKNMEQYEQDKTFVFYHAMATDLPNLKQQFPFLRDAFSQSLQTTLRHLDRAFKNFFKGAAEFPAFKKKNRHDSFTCPQKFRIAEKVIFIPKIGEVRYRKSRQMEGKVKSITITQNCGRWFVSVLTEQEIVEPTPTYENPVGIDVGLKEFVFLSDGTSIANPKYYRQYQEKLAKEQRKLAKKQKFSKNWHKQLRKVQNVHYKIRNSRQDFLHQVSTKIVKNHDIICMEDLHVKGLVKNRKLAKSIADAGWDMLKNMIAYKASWANRTLVQVERFYPSTQECSACGGRKLMPLHLRTYVCESCNTTIDRDYNASLNIERRGLEILGFA, encoded by the coding sequence ATGAAAATTCATAAAGCATACCGTTTCAAGCTAGAGCCAACAAAGGAACAAATTCGTTTGCTCAAGCAAGCATGCGGTTGCCAACGCTTCGTTTACAACCACTATCTAAAAAAGAACATGGAGCAGTACGAACAGGACAAAACATTTGTGTTCTACCATGCGATGGCTACCGATTTGCCAAATCTAAAACAGCAGTTTCCCTTCTTGAGAGATGCTTTCTCTCAAAGTCTGCAAACCACCCTTCGCCACTTGGACCGCGCATTCAAAAACTTCTTTAAAGGGGCAGCCGAGTTCCCTGCCTTCAAAAAGAAGAATCGGCACGATTCCTTCACTTGCCCTCAGAAATTTCGCATCGCAGAAAAAGTCATCTTCATTCCGAAAATCGGCGAAGTGCGATACCGCAAATCAAGACAGATGGAGGGAAAAGTGAAATCCATCACGATCACTCAAAACTGTGGTCGCTGGTTTGTATCTGTCCTTACAGAGCAAGAAATCGTGGAACCCACGCCAACCTATGAAAATCCTGTAGGAATTGATGTGGGTTTGAAGGAATTTGTTTTTCTTTCCGATGGAACATCAATTGCCAACCCAAAATACTATCGACAGTACCAAGAAAAATTGGCAAAAGAACAACGCAAGTTGGCCAAGAAACAGAAGTTCTCGAAGAATTGGCACAAACAGCTTCGGAAAGTCCAAAACGTCCATTACAAAATCCGCAATTCACGCCAGGACTTTCTCCATCAGGTCAGTACGAAGATTGTCAAAAACCACGACATCATCTGTATGGAAGACCTGCATGTAAAAGGTCTGGTCAAGAATCGCAAGTTAGCGAAGTCGATTGCGGACGCAGGGTGGGACATGCTCAAAAACATGATTGCATACAAAGCCAGTTGGGCGAACAGGACGCTGGTTCAAGTGGAACGCTTTTACCCATCGACCCAAGAGTGTTCCGCTTGCGGAGGTCGAAAACTCATGCCTTTACACTTGCGAACCTACGTTTGCGAATCATGCAACACTACGATTGACAGGGACTATAATGCTTCCCTAAATATTGAACGACGAGGATTAGAAATCCTTGGATTCGCATAA
- a CDS encoding thiolase family protein — protein MTEVVIVEAVRTAIGKMGGALKDVEVDFLAAKVIGEVLRRSGIDGNDVDEVIMGQAKQSTDAPNMARVALLRAGLPVEVPGYTVHRQCGSGLQAINNAAQQIQCGLANIVVAGGAESMSTAPYYIRGVRYGLEAGNGQLLDPNTESQPRSQPPEVYGRELTMGMTAENLAEQYGISREEQDEFAFLSQSRAAYAISSGKFKEEIVPYEIRGKKETIRFEVDEHPRLTPVEKLLTLPAVFKKGGTVTAGNSSGRNDGASAVLVMSEAEAQKRGLRPKARILAQAVSGVSPEIMGIGPVPSTHKALQMAGLALEDIDLIELNEAFAAQSLAVIKELGVGLEKVNVNGGAIALGHPLGATGAILMTKLLSEMERRGSRYGLVTLCIGGGQGITTIVENLRS, from the coding sequence ATGACTGAGGTTGTCATTGTGGAGGCTGTCCGGACAGCCATTGGAAAGATGGGGGGCGCCCTGAAGGATGTGGAGGTCGACTTTCTGGCGGCCAAAGTGATCGGGGAGGTCCTGCGCCGAAGCGGGATAGACGGAAATGATGTGGATGAAGTGATCATGGGGCAGGCCAAACAGAGCACGGATGCGCCCAACATGGCCCGGGTGGCGCTGCTGAGGGCAGGGCTTCCGGTAGAGGTTCCCGGATATACCGTTCACAGGCAGTGCGGTTCCGGATTGCAGGCAATCAATAATGCAGCCCAGCAGATCCAGTGCGGGCTGGCGAATATCGTTGTGGCGGGCGGGGCGGAAAGTATGAGCACCGCACCCTATTATATTCGAGGGGTTCGTTACGGCCTTGAGGCGGGCAACGGTCAGCTGCTGGACCCCAATACGGAAAGTCAGCCCCGGTCCCAGCCCCCTGAAGTGTACGGCAGAGAGTTGACGATGGGGATGACGGCCGAAAATCTTGCGGAACAATACGGGATCAGCCGGGAGGAACAGGATGAATTCGCCTTTCTCAGCCAGAGCCGGGCGGCTTACGCAATCTCTTCCGGCAAGTTTAAGGAGGAGATCGTTCCTTACGAGATCCGGGGAAAAAAAGAAACGATCCGGTTTGAAGTGGATGAACATCCCCGCTTGACCCCGGTGGAAAAGCTGCTGACCCTGCCCGCCGTTTTCAAAAAGGGCGGCACCGTGACGGCAGGCAATTCAAGCGGCCGCAATGACGGCGCTTCGGCTGTACTGGTCATGTCAGAAGCGGAAGCCCAAAAACGGGGATTGAGACCGAAAGCACGCATCCTGGCCCAGGCGGTGTCCGGAGTATCCCCGGAAATCATGGGAATCGGCCCCGTTCCATCCACTCATAAAGCGTTACAAATGGCAGGCCTTGCATTGGAAGACATCGACCTGATCGAGCTCAATGAGGCGTTTGCCGCACAGTCCCTGGCTGTCATCAAAGAGTTGGGAGTGGGGCTTGAAAAGGTAAACGTAAACGGAGGAGCCATCGCTTTGGGGCATCCCTTGGGAGCCACGGGTGCCATCTTGATGACCAAACTGTTGAGCGAGATGGAGCGCAGGGGATCCCGTTACGGATTGGTGACGCTGTGTATCGGAGGCGGACAGGGAATCACCACGATCGTTGAAAATTTGCGGAGTTGA
- a CDS encoding ABC transporter ATP-binding protein, giving the protein MLELKNINAYYGDVQVLRDISLTVGKGEIVTIVGANAAGKSTILKTISGVVPKAEGSIRFQGQELTVTPPHLRVEKGLIHVPEGRRLFPNMSVLENLEMGAFTKRARAHRGQTLVTIFEMLPRLKEREKQLAGSLSGGEQQMCAIARGLMAKPDLLMLDEPTLGLAPILVQWVFEFIRQIRDTGVTILLVEQNANKALEIADCGYVLENGRIVMEGTGKELLSDQGLRKAYLGM; this is encoded by the coding sequence ATGCTGGAGCTTAAAAATATCAACGCCTACTATGGCGATGTGCAGGTATTGCGAGACATTTCCCTGACGGTAGGCAAAGGGGAGATTGTCACGATTGTCGGAGCCAACGCAGCGGGCAAGTCTACCATCCTCAAGACGATTTCGGGGGTGGTTCCGAAAGCGGAAGGCAGCATCCGTTTCCAAGGGCAGGAGTTGACCGTAACCCCTCCTCACCTTCGGGTGGAAAAAGGACTGATCCACGTTCCGGAAGGCAGACGGTTGTTCCCCAACATGAGTGTACTGGAGAATTTGGAGATGGGGGCCTTCACCAAACGGGCCCGCGCTCACCGTGGGCAAACCCTGGTTACCATCTTTGAAATGTTGCCCCGTCTCAAGGAACGTGAGAAGCAGTTGGCAGGCAGTTTGAGCGGCGGAGAGCAGCAAATGTGTGCCATCGCGCGGGGACTGATGGCAAAGCCGGATCTTCTGATGCTGGATGAACCGACCCTCGGCCTGGCCCCGATTCTGGTACAGTGGGTGTTTGAGTTCATCCGCCAGATCCGGGATACCGGGGTGACGATCCTGCTTGTGGAACAAAATGCGAACAAGGCCTTGGAGATCGCTGACTGCGGGTATGTGTTGGAAAACGGGCGGATCGTCATGGAAGGGACAGGTAAGGAACTGTTGAGCGATCAAGGATTGCGGAAAGCCTACCTGGGCATGTAA
- a CDS encoding ABC transporter ATP-binding protein: protein MLTVQNLSKRFGGLLAVDDISFEIQKGEIFGIIGPNGAGKTTLFNLITGNIPSDKGQVRFQDHVITGKKPHQIASLGIGRTFQMVKPFGGLTVEQNVMMGALPRHKLFADAQKAANEVIDRLGLKPYAREEARALPVGLKKKLELARALATQPSLLFLDEVMGGLNPTEVQEMMALIRSLNRDQGITICMIEHVMAAVVALCERIVVLQQGRKLAEGTASEVTGNPEVIKAYLGGDVAHAGA, encoded by the coding sequence GTGTTGACCGTGCAGAACCTGTCTAAAAGATTTGGCGGTTTGCTGGCCGTGGACGACATCAGCTTTGAAATCCAAAAGGGAGAGATCTTTGGCATCATTGGTCCTAATGGGGCGGGCAAAACCACCTTGTTTAACCTGATCACCGGGAACATTCCATCCGATAAGGGACAGGTGCGCTTTCAGGACCATGTGATCACCGGCAAAAAGCCCCACCAGATCGCTTCACTCGGGATCGGGCGGACGTTTCAAATGGTAAAGCCGTTTGGCGGATTAACCGTTGAACAGAACGTAATGATGGGGGCTCTTCCCAGACACAAATTGTTTGCTGACGCTCAAAAGGCGGCAAACGAAGTGATTGACAGGCTCGGGCTGAAACCCTATGCGCGTGAAGAAGCCCGGGCGCTGCCGGTCGGTCTCAAGAAGAAGCTGGAGCTGGCACGGGCGTTGGCTACCCAACCTTCCCTGCTGTTCCTGGATGAAGTCATGGGCGGGCTGAATCCGACGGAAGTACAGGAAATGATGGCATTAATACGAAGCCTGAACAGGGATCAGGGAATCACAATCTGCATGATTGAACACGTGATGGCTGCGGTAGTGGCCCTTTGCGAACGAATCGTGGTGCTGCAGCAGGGGCGGAAGCTGGCGGAGGGAACCGCTTCGGAGGTTACCGGCAATCCGGAAGTCATCAAGGCGTATCTGGGGGGAGATGTTGCGCATGCTGGAGCTTAA